A region of Panicum virgatum strain AP13 chromosome 8N, P.virgatum_v5, whole genome shotgun sequence DNA encodes the following proteins:
- the LOC120684864 gene encoding cysteine-rich receptor-like protein kinase 11, translating to MELDDVSFQFLQEITDGFSMERILGEGAFGVVYKGVTENGDAVAVKKLRLRDGKLGYKQLQNEFYNLKKLKHENIVQILGYCYETKEITLIMPDGSKISADERYTTLCFEYLHNGSLQKHLSDEFSELDWHTQFKIIKGICDGLKYIHVEKEKPIYHLDLKPDIILLDKDMVAKIADFGLSRIFGNELTWITQSPYGTL from the exons ATGGAACTAGATGATGTATCATTTCAGTTCTTACAAGAAATCACAGATGGTTTCTCCATGGAGCGGATACTTGGTGAAGGAGCATTTGGAGTTGTTTACAAG GGAGTGACTGAAAATGGTGATGCTGTTGCTGTGAAGAAACTGAGGCTTCGTGATGGCAAGCTTGGCTATAAGCAGCTCCAAAATGAGTTCTATAACCTCAAGAAACTCAAGCATGAAAACATTGTACAGATTCTTGGCTATTGTTATGAAACAAAGGAAATAACTTTAATCATGCCTGATGGAAGTAAGATATCTGCTGATGAGAGATATACAACGCTCTGCTTCGAGTATTTGCACAATGGGAGCCTTCAAAAGCATCTTTCTG ATGAGTTTAGTGAACTTGACTGGCACACACAGTTTAAAATAATTAAGGGGATTTGTGATGGTCTGAAGTATATTCATGTGGAGAAGGAAAAACCAATTTACCACTTGGACCTAAAACCTGATATCATATTGCTAGATAAGGACATGGTTGCAAAGATTGCAGATTTTGGTTTGTCCAGGATCTTTGGTAACGAACTAACATGGATCACACAAAGTCCCTACGGAACACTGTAA